The DNA sequence AAGGTCTCCATCGGCATCCGCGAGGGCCGCATCCACGCGATCGGCAGGGCCGGCAACCCCGACACCCTTGACGGGGTCGAGGTCGTGGTCGGCACGGGGACGAGCATCGTCTCCGGCGAGGGCATGATCGCCACCGCCGGAGCCGTCGACACCCACGTGCACCTGCTCTCCCCGCGCATCATGGAGGCCTCGCTCGCCGCGGGCGTCACCACGATCATCGGCCAGGAGTTCGGCCCGGTCTGGGGCGTCGGGGTCAACTCGCCCTGGGCGCTGAAGCACGCCTTCAACGCCTTCGACGCCTGGCCCGTCAACATCGGCTTCCTGGCCCGCGGTTCCTCCTCGGACCCGGCCCCGCTGATCGAGGCCCTGGCCGAAGGCGGGGCCTCCGGGTTCAAGGTCCACGAGGACATGGGCGCGCACACCCGCGCCCTGGACACCGCCCTGCGCGTGGCGGAGGAGCACGACGTCCAGGTCGCCCTGCACAGCGACGGCCTCAACGAGTGCCTCTCCGTCGAGGACACCCTGCGGGTGCTGGACGGCCGGACCATCCACGCCTTCCACATCGAGGGCTGCGGCGGCGGTCACGTCCCCAACGTCCTGAAGATGGCCGGCGTCCCGAACGTCATCGGCTCCTCCACCAACCCGACCCTGCCCTTCGGCCGGGACGCGGTCGCCGAGCACTACGGGATGATCGTCTCCGTCCACGACCTCAAGCCGGACCTCCCCGGCGACGCCGCCATGGCCCGCGACCGGATCCGCGCGGGCACGATGGGGGCCGAGGACGTCCTGCACGACCTCGGCGCGATCGGGATCACCTCCTCCGACGCCCAGGGAATGGGCCGCGCGGGCGAGACCATCCGCCGCACCTTCGCCATGGCCGCGAAGATGAAGGGCGAGCTGGGACCGCTGGACGGCGACGGCGAGGGCGACGACAACGCCCGCGTACTGCGCTACATGGCCAAGCTGACCATCAACCCGGCCATCGCCCACGGCCTGGCCCACGAGATCGGCTCCATCGAGGTCGGCAAGCTCGCCGACATCGTGCTGTGGCGCCCCCAGTTCTTCGGAGCCAAGCCGCAGCTGGTCCTCAAGTCCGGCTTCCCGGCCTACGGGGTCACCGGCGACCCCAACGCCGCCACCGACACCTGCGAACCGCTGGTCCTCGGCCCGCAGTTCGGCTCGTACGGGGCCACCGCGGCCGATATCTCCGTCGCCTTCGTCTCGGCCGCCGCGGCGGCGCTGGGCAGCGACGAGATGCTGACCCGCAGGCGCCGGGTCGCCGTCCGCGGCACCCGGGGCATCGGCCCCGGGAACCTGCTCCTCAACTCCCGGGTGGGCGCGGTCGATGTGGACGCGCGCAGCGGACTCGTCTCCCTCGACGGGGAACCGCTGCGCTCCGAAGCCGCCGAATCGGTCTCCCTCAACCGCCTGTACTTCCTTTAGATCAGCACAGTCTGCACGTCAGCACAGCCCCTAAGGACCTCCCTGCCATGACCGACACCACGCCCGTGAACGCCGGATTCCGGATGCCCGCCGAGTGGACGCCCCACGAGCGCACCTGGATGGCCTGGCCCAGCCCCAACCCCACCTTCACCAACGAGCAGGAGCTCGCCGAAGCCCGCGAGGCCTGGGGCGCCGTGGCCCGCGCGGTGCGCTCGTACGAGCCGGTGACCCTGGTCGTTTCGCCCGGTGACGGGGAGAGCGCCCGCGCCGTCGTGGGCGATGACATCGAGCTGGTCGAGCGCGAGCTCGACGACGCCTGGATGCGCGACATCGGCCCGACCTTCGTCACCAACGAGGCCGGCGAGCTGGCGGCCGTCGACTGGACCTTCAACGGCTGGGGCGCCCAGGAGTGGGCCCGCTGGGACCACGACTCGAAGATCGCCCGCGAGATCTCCGGCCTCGTCGGGACCCGCACCTACAGCACCGCACTGGTCAACGAGGGCGGCGCCATCCACGTGGACGGCGAGGGCACCGTGCTCCTCACCGACACCGTGCAGCTCGGCAAGGGCCGCAACCCCGACTGGACCCGCGAGCAGGTCGAGGCCGAGATCCACGCCCACCTGGGCACCACCAAGGCGATCTGGCTCCCGTACGGCCTGGCGGGCGACTACGGCACCTACGGCACCCAGGGCCACGTGGACATCGTCGCCGCCTTCGCCCGCCCCGGCGTGGTCATGGTCCACAGCCAGCCCGACCCGGCCCACCCGGACCACGAGCGCGGCAAGACCATCGCCGCCATCCTGCGCGCGTCCACCGACGCCCGGGGGCGGCAGCTCCAGGTCGTGGAGATCCCGGCGCCGACCGTACTGGAAGAGGACGGGGAGTGGGTCGACTACTCCTACATCAACCACTACCTGTGCAACGGCGGCGTGGTCCTGTGCGCCTTCGACGACCCGCGCGACGAGGAGGCGGCGGAGATCTTCCGCGGTCTGTTCCCCGAGCGGACCGTGACGCTCGTCGACGCACGTACGATTTTCGCCGGGGGTGGCGGTATCCACTGCATCACCCAGCAGCAGCCGAAGGTCTGACCCGAGAGGGCGGCCGGGACGAGGAGTGGGCCATGGTGGCGGGTGAGGTACGTGCCGCGCGCAAGAACGCGCCGCCGCGCGAGGACGTACTGGTCGCCGCCATGGCCACCATCGCCGAACGCGGCCTGGACGGTCTGACCATGGCCGGCCTGGGCCGCCAGGTCGGCATGAGCAGCGGCCACCTCCTCTACTACTTCCGCACCAAGGACGAGCTCCTGCTGCAGACCCTGGAGTGGAGCGAGGCGGCGCTCGGCACCCGGCGCCGCGCCCTGCTGTCCCGCCGCGGCCCGGCGCGCGAACGCCTGCAGGCCTACGTGGACCTGTACGTGCCCGAGGGCGCCCGGGATCCGCACTGGACGCTGTGGCTGGAGGTCTGGAACCGCTCGCAGAACGCGGGACCGGGGGAGCGGGAGCGCCAGGGGGCCATCGAGGGCGCCTGGCACCGCGATCTGGTCGCCCTGCTCGCCGAGGGCATCTCGCGCGGAGAGTTCCGCCCGGTCGACCCGGACCGCTTCGCGGCCCGGCTGCGAGCCCTGCTCGACGGGTTCAGCATCCAGGTCGCCGTCGGCCTGCCCGGGATAGACCGGGGCGACATCCTCGACCACGTCGGCGAGTTCCTCAGCGAGGCGCTGACCCCGGGGGCCGGCGCCTGAGCGGGCCGCCCCGCCGCGTCCCTCCGCCCATCGGACGGGAGTGCCCGCATGCTGAGATGTCCGTCCATGCGCGGCATGCGGTATGGCAGACTGCCGACGTGCCTGCTCAGCTCATGATTATGGACAGCAGCGCGCCGGTCCCCAGTGGCCGCTGAGCCGCGGAAGAACTTCGCGGAGGCGGCCACCGTGCCCCAGACCCGCGCGCAGACCTCTCGCACCCGCGAGAGGTTTTTTCGTTTTCCGGCCCGAACAGACCGGAATCGGGCAGCGCGCGATGATGGGGGCAGTGGCGTCGGCCTGCCCGAGGGCGGGCATCCGGAACCACCCATCCGACAGGAGTCAGATCAGCATGACGACGACAGAGGCCACCGAGCCGACTGCGCCGGCTTCGGGCCCCGGCCCCGATGACGGGTTCCACGTCTTCGACACGACCCTGCGCGACGGTGCCCAGCGTGAGGGCATCAACCTCACGGTCGCGGACAAGCTGACGATCGCCCGGCACCTGGACGACTTCGGGGTGGGGTTCATCGAGGGCGGCTGGCCCGGCGCCAACCCCCGCGACACGGAGTTCTTCTCCCGTGCCCGCGCGGAGATCGACTTCAAGCACGCCCAGCTCGTCGCCTTCGGCGCGACCCGCCGGGCGGGCGGCTCGGCCGCCACCGACCCGCAGGTCCGCGCCCTGCTGGAATCCGGCGCCCCGGTGATCACCCTGGTCGCCAAGTCCCACGACCGGCACGTCGAGCTCGCCCTGCGCACCACCCTCGACGAGAACCTGGAGATGGTCCGCGACACCGTCGCCCACCTGGTCTCCCAGGGCCGCCGGGTCTTCGTCGACTGCGAGCACTTCTTCGACGGCTACCGGGCCAACGCCGAGTACGCGAAGTCCGTCGTACGGGCCGCGCACGAGGCGGGCGCCGACGTCGTGGTCCTCTGCGACACCAACGGCGGCATGCTGCCCGCGCAGATCACCGCGACCGTGGCGACCGTACTGGCCGACACCGGCGCACGCCTGGGCATCCACGCCCAGGACGACACCGGCTGCGCCGTCGCCAACACGCTGGCCGCCGTGGACGCGGGCGCCACGCACGTGCAGTGCACCGCGAACGGCTACGGCGAGCGGGTCGGCAACGCCAACCTCTTCCCGGTCGTCGCCGCGCTGGAGATCAAGTACGGCCGTACGGTCCTCCCGGCGGGCGCCCTGGCCGAGATGACCCGGATCTCGCACGCCATCGCCGAGGTCGTCAACCTCACCCCCTCCACGCACCAGCCCTACGTCGGCGTCTCCGCCTTCGCGCACAAGGCGGGCCTGCACGCCTCGGCCATCAAGGTCGACCCGGACCTGTACCAGCACATCGACCCCGCGCGCGTCGGCAACACCATGCGGATGCTCGTCTCCGACATGGCCGGCCGGGCCTCCATCGAGCTCAAGGGCAAGGAGCTCGGCGTCGACCTCGGCGGGGACCGTGCGCTGGTCTCCCGGGTGGTGGAGCGGGTCAAGGAGCGCGAGCTCCAGGGCTACACCTACGAGGCCGCCGACGCCTCCTTCGAGCTGCTGCTGCGCGCCGAGGCCGAGGGCCGGGCGCGCAAGTACTTCCGCATCGAGTCCTGGCGGGCCATCGTCGAGGACCGCCCCGACGGCACGCACGCCAACGAGGCCACGGTGAAGCTGTGGGCCAAGGGCGAGCGGATCGTCGCGACGGCGGAGGGCAACGGCCCGGTCAACGCACTCGACCGCGCACTGCGCGTCGCCCTGGAGCGCTTCTACCCCCAGCTCGCGAAGTTCGAGCTGACCGACTACAAGGTCCGCATCCTGGAGGGCGCACACGGCACGTCCTCCACGACCCGGGTCCTGGTCACCACGACGGACGGCGCCCGCGAGTGGAACACGGTCGGCGTCGCCCCGAACGTCATCGCGGCCTCCTGGCAGGCCCTGGAAGACGCCTTCACCTACGGCCTCCTGCACGCGGGCGTGGAGCCGGCGGAGTAGTCCGCGCAGTCCGCGGCCGCCGTCTCGCCGTGCTCCGGCAGGGTGAGACGGCGAGTGCGACGAAGGGGTGCCACGGAGGGGTGCGACGGAGGGCTGCGACAGGTGGCCTGGTGGGCCTTATGTCCTACTCACACAAGATTGCACCCGTTCGGGTAGCGTCATGGATATGAGGACCAGGCTTATATCCGTACCTTTTGGATCGCTGCTGGCCGCTCTGCTGCTGGCGCTGTCCGCGACCGCACTGCTGGTCGCCCCGCAGGCGTCGGCGGCCGACGGGACCACCACCGTGGCGGAGGCCCTCAAGAAGGGCCCGGTCTACGTGGACCCCCGCGCCGAGGCCCAGCTGCCGCCCGCGCAGGCGGACGCGCTCGCGAAGAAGATCAAGGATGCCGGGAAGCCGGTGTTCGTGGCCGTGCTGCCGGCCACCCCCGAGTTCCCCGCCGCCAGCGTGCTCAAGACGGTCCGTACCGAGACCGGCATCACCGGGCTCTACGCGATCCGGCTCGGGGACGGCTTCAACGCCGGCGCCGACCGGGCCGTCATGCCGAGCAACGCGGTCCGCAACCTGGTCGACGCCGTCAAGGCGGGCGGACCCGCCGACGCGACCGCGAGCACCGAGCTCAACAACTTCGTGGACCAGGCCCTCGCCCAGGCCAAGGGCAAGGCCCCGGCCTCCTGGGGCACCGCGAGCACCGACAGCGGGGCCCCGGTGGGCGCCCTGATCGGGCTCGGTGTGGTGGCCGCGGTCGGTGGTGGCGGGGCGTACGCGCTGGTCAAGCGCAACCGCAAGAAGAAGGAAGAGCTCCGGCGCGAGTCCATCGCCCGGCTGAGCGTGGTCGTAGACGAGGACATCACGGCCTTCGGCGAGGAGCTGGAGCGCCTCGACTTCCACCCCGGTGAGGCCGGCGCCGACGACGCCATGCGCACGGATTACGAGCAGGGCCTCGACTCGTACGAGAAGGCCAAGCAGATCATGGCCTCCGTGCAGCACCCGGAGGAGGTCAAGGGGGTCACCCAGGCCCTGGAGGACGGCCGGTTCGCACTGGCCCGCCTCGACGCGCGCCGGCAGGGCCGTCCGCTGCCCGAGCGCCGCGCACCCTGCTTCTTCGACCCGCGCCACGGGCCGAGCGCCGAGGACGCGGCCTGGGCCCCGGCGGGCGGGGCCGCCCGTACGGTCCCGGTCTGCGCGGCGGACGCCGTCCGGCTGCGCGACGGCCAGGACCCGGCGGTCCGCACCGTCGACACCGAGCACGGTCCGCGCCCCTACTACGACGCCGGCCCGGCGTACGGTCCCTGGGCCGGCGGCTACTTCGGCGGCGGCATCCTGCCCGGCCTGCTCATGGGCACGATGCTCGGATCGATGATGTCCAGTCCGGCCTACGCCTCCGACTTCGGCGGCGGAAACGGATTCGACGGAGGCGGCGGGGGCTTCGACGGGGGTGACGTGTCCGGGGCCGACTTCAACCCGTCCGACTTCGGCGGCGGGGACTTCGGCGGCGGAGGGGGCTTCGACGGCGGAGGCGGGTTCGGCGGGGGCGACTTCTAGCCGCCCCCGGCCCCGCGGCTCGCGACGGGGCTCACGCCTGCTTGATCGCCGAGATGTCGAAGGTCAGCTTCACCTTGTCGCTGACCATCACGCCGCCGGTCTCCAGCGCCGCGTTCCAGGTCAGGCCCCAGTCGGAGCGCAGGATCTCGGCCGAGCCCTCGAACCCGACCCGCTCGTTGCCGTAGACGTCGGTGGCCGCGCCGCCGAACTCCAGGTCGATGGCGAGCGGGCGCGTGACGTCCTTGATGGTCAGCTCGCCGGTGACGCGGTACTTGTCGCCGCCGAGCTGCTGCGCCTCGGTGGAGCGGAAGGTCATCAGCGGGAAGGTCTCGG is a window from the Streptomyces sp. NBC_01244 genome containing:
- a CDS encoding urease subunit alpha, producing the protein MSRQTPHTDHSAHCAPGSRHIDPHEYASVFGPRAGDRVRLGDSGLTVRVESDSQKPGDEFLAGFGKTARDGLHLKAAAVRDTCDVVISNVLVIDAVLGIRKVSIGIREGRIHAIGRAGNPDTLDGVEVVVGTGTSIVSGEGMIATAGAVDTHVHLLSPRIMEASLAAGVTTIIGQEFGPVWGVGVNSPWALKHAFNAFDAWPVNIGFLARGSSSDPAPLIEALAEGGASGFKVHEDMGAHTRALDTALRVAEEHDVQVALHSDGLNECLSVEDTLRVLDGRTIHAFHIEGCGGGHVPNVLKMAGVPNVIGSSTNPTLPFGRDAVAEHYGMIVSVHDLKPDLPGDAAMARDRIRAGTMGAEDVLHDLGAIGITSSDAQGMGRAGETIRRTFAMAAKMKGELGPLDGDGEGDDNARVLRYMAKLTINPAIAHGLAHEIGSIEVGKLADIVLWRPQFFGAKPQLVLKSGFPAYGVTGDPNAATDTCEPLVLGPQFGSYGATAADISVAFVSAAAAALGSDEMLTRRRRVAVRGTRGIGPGNLLLNSRVGAVDVDARSGLVSLDGEPLRSEAAESVSLNRLYFL
- a CDS encoding agmatine deiminase family protein, giving the protein MTDTTPVNAGFRMPAEWTPHERTWMAWPSPNPTFTNEQELAEAREAWGAVARAVRSYEPVTLVVSPGDGESARAVVGDDIELVERELDDAWMRDIGPTFVTNEAGELAAVDWTFNGWGAQEWARWDHDSKIAREISGLVGTRTYSTALVNEGGAIHVDGEGTVLLTDTVQLGKGRNPDWTREQVEAEIHAHLGTTKAIWLPYGLAGDYGTYGTQGHVDIVAAFARPGVVMVHSQPDPAHPDHERGKTIAAILRASTDARGRQLQVVEIPAPTVLEEDGEWVDYSYINHYLCNGGVVLCAFDDPRDEEAAEIFRGLFPERTVTLVDARTIFAGGGGIHCITQQQPKV
- a CDS encoding TetR/AcrR family transcriptional regulator; this translates as MVAGEVRAARKNAPPREDVLVAAMATIAERGLDGLTMAGLGRQVGMSSGHLLYYFRTKDELLLQTLEWSEAALGTRRRALLSRRGPARERLQAYVDLYVPEGARDPHWTLWLEVWNRSQNAGPGERERQGAIEGAWHRDLVALLAEGISRGEFRPVDPDRFAARLRALLDGFSIQVAVGLPGIDRGDILDHVGEFLSEALTPGAGA
- the cimA gene encoding citramalate synthase, translated to MTTTEATEPTAPASGPGPDDGFHVFDTTLRDGAQREGINLTVADKLTIARHLDDFGVGFIEGGWPGANPRDTEFFSRARAEIDFKHAQLVAFGATRRAGGSAATDPQVRALLESGAPVITLVAKSHDRHVELALRTTLDENLEMVRDTVAHLVSQGRRVFVDCEHFFDGYRANAEYAKSVVRAAHEAGADVVVLCDTNGGMLPAQITATVATVLADTGARLGIHAQDDTGCAVANTLAAVDAGATHVQCTANGYGERVGNANLFPVVAALEIKYGRTVLPAGALAEMTRISHAIAEVVNLTPSTHQPYVGVSAFAHKAGLHASAIKVDPDLYQHIDPARVGNTMRMLVSDMAGRASIELKGKELGVDLGGDRALVSRVVERVKERELQGYTYEAADASFELLLRAEAEGRARKYFRIESWRAIVEDRPDGTHANEATVKLWAKGERIVATAEGNGPVNALDRALRVALERFYPQLAKFELTDYKVRILEGAHGTSSTTRVLVTTTDGAREWNTVGVAPNVIAASWQALEDAFTYGLLHAGVEPAE